AAGTTCGGATGGTGTTACATATGCATAGTTTTTATGATTTGTAAGATTTTTTACTCCAAACTGGATATCAAGATTTTCCAAAGAGTACGTGAAAATCTGATTCAGCGAGAGGCAAGATGGAATATCCGGATAGGGCTTGGGTGTATCGATTGTGGAGCTCAATTTGAACATGGTATGGGAATGCAAATGGTTCCAGTCATAATCCAATGAGGTGGAGAAAATATCTTTTCGAATACCGAGATACTCTTGTTGATCATTTGGACTTCGTTGATATTCTCGTTTGTTAAAACTGCGTGCATATCGAAGAATGAGTTTTACGTTTTCAAAAAGCTTGGTATAGCTTACTTCTACGCCCCGTATTAAATAGTCTCCGAGATTTTCGTATATCCGAAGGCCGGAGTCTGAGAGAAATCTATCAATGGTATCTTTGGTCTTTCCATAATAAAAGTTTGTTTTTAAAACGTCGGAGGATGCAAATTTTTTGATATATTGCAGCTCCAACAGATTGATATATTCGGGTCGTAACGATTCGTTTCCGTTGAATTCTGCAGCAGTATTTGCATACAGCTCAACCCAAGAAGGTGCTCGAAAGGCTGAATTGTAAATACATTTCATTGTATTATTCGGGTCAAAATTGTACACAAGGCCCGCTTTTGCAGAGAGTTTCCAGTCAAATTCATTATAGTGGTCGAACCGTATTCCTCCCGTCAACGTAAAATTGTCGTTGACAAAGTATAGATCTTCAATGCCCAAAGCAAAAATGGATCTGTGTATATCGGTTTTGATCGGTCCCGGGAGATGTGCATAGTTTCCCAAAGCAGGAACATATTGCAAATAGTATGCTCTGCTTGGTTTGGCATAACTGGTTTCAAGATGAAATTGAATATTATGTTTTTGTGAAAGATATTTGATATTGGCTTTGGCATAGAACTCTTTTTCTGCAAAGTTTCCACCAACAATCAAATCTTTGTCCGGTTCGCTCGTTGGATCGAGATCAAAGGGATAGACTCGAAAAGCCCCATTCCAGATATAGTATTTATATCCTGCATTCGTTTCGATTTTCCAATCATTGGTGAGATACTGCTGATATCCTATATCGATGAATTGATGCTGCAAATGAACGAATTGATCACGTTTGAACGGGGGAACACGGGAAATTCCGAAAAAGTTTCCTTTTTTGTAGTATTGCAGCCTGTATTGCAGGGTCCAGTTGTTATATTTGTAGGTGAGTCCTAAGCCATCATTTTTTTCAAGTGTATGGGCCGGTACAGGTTGGCGAAATATTGTTGAAGAATTGTCGTTTGTGTCGATTTTGAGTGTTACGGGTGCAAGAAGATCCGGTTTGGAATAGAGTTTATGCAAATCGAGTAGCAATGTTCCGTGTTGGGTGATTATAGATTTGAATGCACTGATTGCGTATCTGTTTTTGTTGCTGTAATATGTTGAAATCAAATCTTCATCACTCTCATCAAGAGTGATGATATTGATCACTCCTAAAAAGGCATTATCCCCATACCGCACGGAATCGGGAGTTTTGGTAAACTCGATACGTTTAATAAGATCTGCCGGAAAGTTGTAGTAGTAGAACTGGTTGGTATAGATGTTGTTGGTGACTTCTACACCGTTGATTAAAAATTTGATTTTATCACGATAGCTGTTTTTAACTCCACGGACAATAATCTGCTTTTTCCCGCTGGAAGTGATAGAAGTTTCAATACCGGGGATATAGCACATCAAATCAAACAGAGTTTTCGCACCAGTATTTTTGATGAAATCTTTTCTCAAAACGGTAACGGTCGATGGTGTTTTGTCGATATTGAGTTTTGTCGCAGATGCAATTTCGCTTGCTTCATTCAAAGTTGCAAGAAAATCTTGTTCAATTGTTTGTGTGTCTGATGAAAACAAAAAAGATGGGAAGATAAATGCAAACAGCATTCGTTTAAGCATAACAATCCTATGGGAAAAAATGGATTTTATAGAAGATATTATAACGAAAAGGAAAAGGCAGTCAAAGGACTGCCCATCGTTTATCCGTTGACTATTTGGATAATTTTTTCGACTATGCTTGGATCTTCAAGTGTTGAGGTATCTTGCTTGATCTCTTCGCCTTTGGCAATGCTTCTGAGGATTCTTCGCATGATCTTGCCGCTTCTTGTTTTCGGAAGTCCCGGAACGAACGCTATCTCGTCACATTTTGCCAAAGGTCCGATATCCTTGGTGATTACTTCATTGATCTCTTTGATAAGTTCCATTTCGTCAGCAATGCCTTCATCATCTTTGAGGACGACAAAAGCAAAAACACTTTCACCTTTGACTTCATGCGGTTTTCCGACAACCGCACACTCAGCAACTCTTGGATGATGCCCGATAGCCGCTTCAATTTCAGCAGTTCCCAAACGGTGACCACTCACATTTATCACATCATCCATACGTCCCGTGATCCAGATATACCCTTCTTCATCGTAGATTGCCCCATCACCGCTGAAGTATACTGGTTTGCCGTTCTTTTTACATGTGCCAAAGTAGCTTTTAACAAATCGTTCGCTATCTCCCCAGATAGTTCTGATCATACTAGGCCAAGGTTTCGTGATACACAAGTACCCTTTTTCGTTTGGAGGCATTTTGTTGCCATCTTTATCGATGATTTCAGCAAAGATTCCAGGAAGCGGGAATGTGGCAGATCCTGGTTTGATCGGCGTTGCTCCAGGAAGTGGACTAATCATGTGACCCCCGGTTTCTGTTTGCCACCAGGTATCGACGATTGGACACTGCCCTCGTCCCACTTTTTCAAAATACCACATCCAAGCATCCGGATTGATCGGCTCACCAACGGTTCCTAAAATGTAGAGGCTGCTTAAGTCATATTTATCTGGTTCATCAGGTCCAAGTTTATGTAAAAGCCGAATAGCAGTTGGAGCGGTGTAGAACTGATTGACTTTATACTCTTCGATCATTCTCCACCATCTGCCAGCATCAGGATAGACGGGAACCCCCTCATACATCATAGTCGTTGCCCCAGCTGCAAGAGGTCCATAGACGATGTAGGTGTGACCTGTGATCCAGCCAACGTCAGCAGTACACCAGTAGGTATCTGTATCTTTTATATCAAATACCCACTCCATCGTGAGTTGTGCCCAGAGGATATAGCCAGCTTGAGAGTGTTGTACTCCTTTTGGTTTACCGGTACTTCCTGAAGTGTAGAGTAAAAAGAGCGGATCTTCACTATCCATAATTTCAGGTTCGCAGCGTGCCGGCATCTCTTTGATAAGCTCATTGTAGTCGTAGTCTCTGCCTTCATGCCATGTGATCTCTTCGTTGTTTCTTCGAACAACCAAAACTGCTTCTACGCTTTCGCAATTTTTTGCCAATGCCACATCTACAACGGGTTTAAGGAGATATGGCTTGCCTCGTCTGTAGGCTCCATCGGCGGTGATGACAAGTTTTGCCTGGGCATCTTGAATTCTATCTCGAAGCGCTTCAGCACTAAATCCGCCAAAAACGACTGAGTGAATCGCACCAATACGTGCGCATGCAAGCATCGCAAAAGCAGCTTCTGGGATCATAGGCATATAGATAACGACTCTATCGCCTTTTTTTATTCCAAACTTGTTTTTAAGAAGATTTGCAAAGCGATTTACTTCATAATAAAGCTCCAAATAGGTAATAACTCGTTTATCACCCGGCTCACCTTCCCAAATAATTGCCGCTTTGTTCTTTTTTGTTTCTAGGTGTCTATCGATACACTGCTCGGTAACATTGAGCTTTCCACCTACAAACCATTTATAAAATGGTGCTTCACTCTCATCAAGCACTTTTGTATAAGGCTCACGCCAGTTAATCTTCTCTTTTGCCAGTCTATCCCAAAACCCTTCATAATCCCTCTCAGCCTCTTTGACCATCTGCCAATACTGATCCATTGAGTTGATTCTAGCTCGTTCTTTAATCCTTGGTGTTGGGTCAAAAACAGGTGTTTGTTCCATGTAACATCCTTTCAAAAATATTTAAGCCTTTAAAAATGGTATCTAAAAAAGCTTAACTAAGACTAAATTACTCCTATTTATTCTGTGATGTTACTTTAAATGTAAAGTTCTTTTAATATCCTCCAAATCACTCCAAAAATCCTTTTTACTCCAGTATCCAATGATTCGTTTGATAACTTTTTTTCTTTGAATAACATAGATTGTTGGGACATATTTTGGAAAAAGATTACCAGGATAGCTGCTTGTATCACGATCGAGGCGGACGGCGATGAAATGTTGATTGATAAATTGTATAATTTTTGGATCTTGCAGTGTGGTTGTTTTCATTTTGTTACACCAGCGACAGGGCGGATCGACTCTTTCGATAAAAACAAAAAGTGGTTTTTTCTCTTGCAATGCAAGATCATAAGCTTCTTGAAAATTGTGTTGCCATTTGATAGATGAAGCGAGTACAAAGGAACTAAACAGGATAAATCCCAAAATTTGTTTCATATTCTCCCCATTTTTTGCAACAATTATATGGAAAGAAAAGGAAAAAAATCAAATAGGAAATACAATGATTTATGAAAATGATTACATCTATATCGAACTAGAAAAACATGAAGTACCCTGGCTCAAAATATTTGCAAAAAGGAAGTGCAAAGAGATGAGCGAATGCGATAAAACGACAAAAGAGATAATTTACAGAGCCCTGGAAATTATCGAAAAAGAGATGATTGAATATTTTAAACCAGATAAGATTAATATTGCCTCTTTTGGCAACTATGTACAACAGGTGCACTGGCATATACAGGCCCGGTTTCAAAATGACAGCTTTTTTCCAGAACCTCTTTGGGGCCAAAAACAAAGAGAGGGAAATGTAGCATTGCCGTCAATGGAAGTGTTTATAGAGAAAGTGAGAGAAAAACTTGCCGCTGCTATTTAAACTGGGAAAATGTCCCAAATGTGGTGATGGAGTTGTGGATAGGGGGAGTTTTTATGGCTGTATGGGTTATGCCAAGGGATGTGATTTTAGTATTGGCAAAGGGTCCCTTACACATCTTGGACATGATAGTATCACTCCTAAAGAGATGAGAACACTTCTT
This region of Nitratiruptor sp. YY08-10 genomic DNA includes:
- a CDS encoding DUF255 domain-containing protein; translation: MKQILGFILFSSFVLASSIKWQHNFQEAYDLALQEKKPLFVFIERVDPPCRWCNKMKTTTLQDPKIIQFINQHFIAVRLDRDTSSYPGNLFPKYVPTIYVIQRKKVIKRIIGYWSKKDFWSDLEDIKRTLHLK
- the acs gene encoding acetate--CoA ligase, which produces MEQTPVFDPTPRIKERARINSMDQYWQMVKEAERDYEGFWDRLAKEKINWREPYTKVLDESEAPFYKWFVGGKLNVTEQCIDRHLETKKNKAAIIWEGEPGDKRVITYLELYYEVNRFANLLKNKFGIKKGDRVVIYMPMIPEAAFAMLACARIGAIHSVVFGGFSAEALRDRIQDAQAKLVITADGAYRRGKPYLLKPVVDVALAKNCESVEAVLVVRRNNEEITWHEGRDYDYNELIKEMPARCEPEIMDSEDPLFLLYTSGSTGKPKGVQHSQAGYILWAQLTMEWVFDIKDTDTYWCTADVGWITGHTYIVYGPLAAGATTMMYEGVPVYPDAGRWWRMIEEYKVNQFYTAPTAIRLLHKLGPDEPDKYDLSSLYILGTVGEPINPDAWMWYFEKVGRGQCPIVDTWWQTETGGHMISPLPGATPIKPGSATFPLPGIFAEIIDKDGNKMPPNEKGYLCITKPWPSMIRTIWGDSERFVKSYFGTCKKNGKPVYFSGDGAIYDEEGYIWITGRMDDVINVSGHRLGTAEIEAAIGHHPRVAECAVVGKPHEVKGESVFAFVVLKDDEGIADEMELIKEINEVITKDIGPLAKCDEIAFVPGLPKTRSGKIMRRILRSIAKGEEIKQDTSTLEDPSIVEKIIQIVNG
- a CDS encoding TonB-dependent siderophore receptor, whose protein sequence is MLKRMLFAFIFPSFLFSSDTQTIEQDFLATLNEASEIASATKLNIDKTPSTVTVLRKDFIKNTGAKTLFDLMCYIPGIETSITSSGKKQIIVRGVKNSYRDKIKFLINGVEVTNNIYTNQFYYYNFPADLIKRIEFTKTPDSVRYGDNAFLGVINIITLDESDEDLISTYYSNKNRYAISAFKSIITQHGTLLLDLHKLYSKPDLLAPVTLKIDTNDNSSTIFRQPVPAHTLEKNDGLGLTYKYNNWTLQYRLQYYKKGNFFGISRVPPFKRDQFVHLQHQFIDIGYQQYLTNDWKIETNAGYKYYIWNGAFRVYPFDLDPTSEPDKDLIVGGNFAEKEFYAKANIKYLSQKHNIQFHLETSYAKPSRAYYLQYVPALGNYAHLPGPIKTDIHRSIFALGIEDLYFVNDNFTLTGGIRFDHYNEFDWKLSAKAGLVYNFDPNNTMKCIYNSAFRAPSWVELYANTAAEFNGNESLRPEYINLLELQYIKKFASSDVLKTNFYYGKTKDTIDRFLSDSGLRIYENLGDYLIRGVEVSYTKLFENVKLILRYARSFNKREYQRSPNDQQEYLGIRKDIFSTSLDYDWNHLHSHTMFKLSSTIDTPKPYPDIPSCLSLNQIFTYSLENLDIQFGVKNLTNHKNYAYVTPSELIQNRYRFSPQELAVPLSGREWFFRIRKSF
- a CDS encoding HIT family protein, which gives rise to MIYENDYIYIELEKHEVPWLKIFAKRKCKEMSECDKTTKEIIYRALEIIEKEMIEYFKPDKINIASFGNYVQQVHWHIQARFQNDSFFPEPLWGQKQREGNVALPSMEVFIEKVREKLAAAI